Within Gammaproteobacteria bacterium, the genomic segment CGAAGTGGAGCATGTGCTCGCCACCCAGTGCCTGCTGCAAAAAAAGGCCAAGAACATGCGCATCACTGTGGACGGTGCGCTCAGCCCCGGCCTCACCGCCAAGGACATCGTGCTCGCCATCATCGGCAAGATCGGCACCGCCGGGGCCACCGGCTACGCCATCGAATACGCGGGCAGTGCCATTCGCGCGCTCTCCATGGAAGGCCGCATGACGGTGTGCAACATGAGCATTGAGGCGGGCGCGCGCTGCGGCATGGTGGCAGTGGACGACACCACGCTCGCCTACCTGGAAGGCCGCCCCTACGCGCCCAAAGATGCATTGTGGCAGAAGGCCGTGAGCGCATGGTGCACATTAAATAGTGACGCCGATGCACGCTTTGACAAAGAGGTACAGCTCGATGCCGCGGCCATCACGCCACAAGTCACCTGGGGCACCTCGCCTGAGATGGTCACCACCATTGATGGCTATGTGCCCGACCCGGCCCAGATAGCCGACAGCGTAAAGCGTGGCGACATGGAGCGGGCGCTTAAATACATGGGTCTGACGCCCGGCACAGCCATCACCGACATCGCGCTCGACAAGATCTTCATCGGCTCCTGCACCAACGCGCGCATCGAAGACTTGCGCGCCGCCGCCGCTGTGGTGCGCGGCAAAAAGGTGGCGAGCAATATCAAACTCGCCATGGTCGTGCCCGGTTCCGGCCTGGTGAAGCAGCAGGCGGAAAAAGAAGGCCTCGACAAAATTTTTATTGCGGCCGGCTTCCAGTGGCGCGCACCCGGCTGTTCCATGTGCCTCGCCATGAATGCAGATCGTCTGGAGCCGGGCGAGCGCTGCGCCTCGACCTCGAACCGCAATTTTGAAGGCCGTCAGGGCCAGGGCGGTCGCACGCACCTGGTCAGTCCGGCGATGGCTGCTGCCGCTGCCGTGGCCGGACATTTTTCCGATATCCGCTAGTACGCTAACCAACGATGCAAAAATTCACCACACTGACGGGTATCGTCGCGCCACTGGATCGCACCAACGTCGACACCGATGCCATCATTCCAAAACAGTTTCTGAAGTCCATCAAGCGCACCGGCTTCGGCCCGAACCTGTTTGATGAATGGCGTTATCTCGATCACGGCGAACCGGGCCGGGATAACAGCGGGCGCCCGCTTAACCCGGACTTCGTACTCAATCAACCCCGCTATCAGGGCGCACGTGTCTTGCTGGCGCGCGACAACTTTGGCTGCGGCTCATCCCGTGAACACGCACCGTGGGCGCTGGAAGATTACGGCTTTAGCGCACTGATTGCGCCTAGCTATGCCGATATCTTTTACAACAACTGCTTCAAGAATGGCTTGTTGCCGATCGTGCTCGACAGTGCGATCGTCGATCGCTTGTTCAAGGAAGTAGAGGCCACACCGGGCTATACCCTCACTATTGATCTGGCCACGCAGCGTATCACGACACCCACGGGCGACAGCCTGCCGTTTGAGGTCGAGGTGTTTCGCAAGCATTGCTTGTTAAACGGCCTGGATGACATCGGTCTTACCTTGCAACATACGGACGATATCAAGCGCTACGAGGCGCAACGCCGCACTGAAGCTCCCTGGCTGTTTACCTGAAGGGTATCTTAGAACATGACAAAAAAAATCGCGGTACTCCCCGGCGATGGTATCGGCGCAGAAATTATCGCCGAAGCAGTCAAGCTGCTCGACTGCCTGCGCAGCAACTTCGGCCTCGACATCGACATGGAACAGGCACTGGTGGGTGGTGCGGCCATCGACGCTACCGGCCAGCCCCTGCCAGACCAGACCTTGGCGCTTGCCCGGCAAGCCGATGCGGTGCTGCTGGGTGCGGTAGGCGGGCCGAAGTGGGAAACACTCGACATTGCCGTGCGCCCCGAAAAAGGTCTGCTGGGACTGCGCAAGGAATTAAACTTGTTCGCCAATCTGCGGCCTGCCATTTTGTATCCGCAGCTCGCCTCCGCCTCCACACTCAAGCCCGAGGTCGTGGCCGGACTCGACATCATGATCGTGCGCGAACTCACTGGCGATATTTACTTCGGCCAGCCACGCGGCGTGCACACGCTCGCGCATGGTGAGCGCGAGGGCTTTAACACCATGCGCTACAGCGAGTCCGAGATTGAGCGCATCGGTCGGGTGGCATTTGATATCGCGAACAAGCGTAATAAAAAACTCTGCTCGGTGGACAAGGCCAATGTGCTTGAATGCACTGAACTCTGGCGCGAGATCATGACCGGGCTCGCCAAGGATTATCCTGACGTTGCACTCAGCCACATGTACGTGGACAACGCCGCGATGCAACTGGTGCGTGCGCCCAAGCAGTTTGATGTCATGGTCACCGGCAATATCTTCGGCGACATTCTGTCTGACGAGGCCTCGATGCTCACCGGCTCCATCGGCATGCTGCCGTCGGCCTCGCTCGATGCCAACGGCAAGGGCATGTACGAACCGATACATGGCTCAGCACCGGACATCGCGGGTAAGGACATCGCCAACCCGCTCGCCACCCTGCTGTCAGTGGCGATGATGTTGCGCTACACTTTGCAGGAGCCGGAACTCGCCGCACGCGTAGAACGCGCCGTCAGCGATGTGCTGGACCAGAATTACCGCACCGCCGATATCTACACCGAGGGTATGCGGAAGGTGGGCAGCCGGGAAATGGGCGACGCAGTGCTGGCGGCACTGCAACGTTGAAGCGCCTTACTGCTGAACACAGCCTTCATATACTTACCAGCCAAACAGGAACAATACAGCCCATGAGCAAGTTATTTGATGTCGCCGTGGTCGGCGCTACCGGCGCGGTCGGCGAGACCATTATCGAGATACTGGCCGAGCGTGATTTTCCGGTACGCAATCTTTATCTGCTCGCGAGCAGTCGCTCCGCAGGCAGCAGAATCGAATTCAAGGGCAAGCACCATAGGGTCGAGGACCTCGCCGACTTTGATTTTTCCAAAGTTCAGGTGGCCCTGTTTTCACCCGGTGCCGAGGTGTCGGCCATCTATGCGCCCAAGGCTGCTGCGGCAGGCTGCGTAGTCATCGACAACACCTCGCAGTTTCGCTATGACGATGATGTCCCGCTGGTAATACCGGAGGTGAACCCGCACGCCATCGCGCAGTACACGAACCGCGGCATCATCGCCAACCCCAACTGCTCCACCATCCAGATGCTGGTGGCGCTCAAGCCCATCCACGACGCGGTGGGCATCGAGCGCATCAACGTCTGCACCTACCAATCGGTCTCCGGTACTGGCAAAGAGGCGATAGCGGAGCTGGCGAACCAGACGGCGGCCCTGCTGAATGGCAACGAGTCGCCCGCGCAGGTCTACCCCAAGCAGATCGCCTTCAACGTGCTACCGCAGATTGACGTCTTTCAGGACAACGGCTACACCAAGGAAGAAATGAAGATGGTGTGGGAGACGCACAAAATCATGGAAGACGACAGCATCCAGGTCAACCCGACTGCGGTGCGCGTGCCGGTATTCTATGGCCACTCCGAGGCACTGCACATCGAAACCCGACAAAAAATCAGCGCGCAGGAGGCACGCGCGTTGCTGAAAAAAGCACCGGGCATCGTGGTATATGACGAACGTATCCCGGGCGGCTACCCCACGGCCGCGACGGAGTCCGCCGGCCATGACCCGGTGTTTGTCGGGCGCATTCGCGAGGACATCTCGCATCCGCGCGGCCTCGACCTGTGGGTGGTTTCGGACAATGTGCGCAAGGGAGCGGCCTTGAACAGCATCCAGATTGCGGAAATTCTGGTCAAAACCTATCTGATGGGCTAATCTTGAAGGTGTTTTGTAAAGGCTATTCGAAGTTTGATGGCCTATGTCTATATCTCAAAAATAGCTATTAATTACCGCGCTTTGATGGGGTGACGAACGTCGCCGCCACAGGGAGAAAACATGGCACGCCTACTGGCCCGAATGCTTGCAGTGCTTGCGTTGTGGTTGCCTCTTGTCAGCCATGGCCTCGGGTTGGGCGAGATCAACCTGCATTCGGCCCTCAATCAGCCGCTGGAAGCCGAGATTGCGCTGCTCGCGCTACGCCCCGATGAGACTGATAGCCTCAGTGTAAAGCTGGCCTCCAACGCGACCTTCGAACAGGCAGGTATCGAACGCTCGCCCCTGCTGTCGGAGTTGCGCTTCAAGCTGGAACAGAAAGCCACCGGCGACTATTACATCCGCGCCTACACCCAGACACCGATCAAGGAGCCGTTCCTCAACTTTTTGCTCGAAGTAACGTGGTCGGCCGGTCGACTGGTTCGGGAATACACTGTGCTGGTCGATCCGCCCACCCTGATGAGCGCGCCTGCACCACGTATTCAGACGCCTCGCACCCAAAATTCCGCGCCTCCCGACACTGCACGCACAAAACCCTCGGCGACCGGTACGCCTCCGCTCCATGCAGAACCACAGATCAATCCCGCGTCAGCTACGGCTGGCAACCACGTTACCCGGCCACGCGATACCCTCTGGTCGCTCGCACAGCGCCTGCGCCCCAACTCCAGCGTCAGCACCCAGCAGATGATGCTGGCCTTGCTCAAGGCCAACCCCGAAGCCTTCTTCGAACATAACATCAACAGCCTCAGAGCCGGTCACCACCTGCGGGTGCCCGATCTCGAAGAAATCAACGCCATCAGCGCAGAGCAAGCGCTACGCGACGTCACGCAACAAAACGCCGCGTGGGCGGACGCCCGCTCCAGGCCTGTGGCAGATGGATCCACGGGCGCGCAGGCTCATCTCAAGCTGCTAGCCGCAAATGATGCTGGAGCAGCGAAAGCCGACAACACGAATGACACAAGCAGCACTGACAGTGTGCAGAAAAAACTGTCGCTTGCCAATGAGGCGGTAGAAGCCCAGCGCCAGGAAAACGAAGACCTGCAGTCACGTCTGACTGAGCTTGAGAACCAGGTGGAGTCGATGCAGAAGCTGCTCGCCCTCAAGAATGAAAACCTGGCAAACCTGCAAAGCAGGCTGGAGGAAATCCAACCCGGTTTAGCGGCACAACCTTTGACGCTTGCACCCGAAGCACAGCCCCAATCTGAATCTGCCACCGTACTCAAGCAGCAGGTCACACCCGACGCAGGGCCAGAACTCTATAAAATCCTGCAAGGCCTGGGCAGCGAAATTCAGGGCAACTCATCGTTGCAAGCGGTGGTCGGTGGTGGCGCATTACTGCTGCTTAGCCTGCTGTGGCTGATCCATCGCAGACGGCGCCTAAACGCCGCCGCCCTCACCGAGGAAGGCTTCTACAGTGCTCACAGCACTTACAACGCAGCGGCTGTAGCAGATCAACCACCACTGAACGACATACACACCATCAAGCCTGACCCAGCGGCTGAAGCCCAAGCTCCGCCGGGCGAGATTGATACCTACCCCACCGACGAACAATACCCGCAGGCTGAAGCACTACTGCGGCAGCTCATTGCAAAAGAACCGGAGCGGCACGAGCTCAAGCTGCGCCTGCTTGAGCTGTTTTATCTCACCAAAAACAAAGCCGCGTTTGCTGCCGCTGCAGAAAATCTGCATACCGCACTCGCAGGTACCGGTCCGCTGTGGAGAACAGCAGCAGACATGGGCCAGGAACTGTGTCCCGAGCATCCACTGTTTGCATCTGCCGCTGTGCTGGTATCACCCACCGCTGATGCCGCCCCCGCACCGGCAATTCTGGAGACACCTTTACCCGATCCCGGGGTATCCGCCGGGGCAGACTTCACACTTGATTTACCGGAGATAGACACGGCACCCGTACGGTCGATACCGGCGTCTGCGTTGACTGATTTAGGACTCCCCTCCCAGCCACCCAAGGCAGCCGCGGACACGGCTGAGCTCTCGCGCGCGGCGCCTGACAACGAGCTCAACCCCACTGACCTTGCGGACATGGGAGCTGCGCCCAAAACCACTGAAGCAGCAGCCGAAGAAACTGTGGTTGATGACACATCTCCCCCGATCGAGTTTCGCATCGACGACCTCACACCAGGGGCGCCGATAACCCCCGCGATGGAACCCGAATCCGGCGACGGACTCGACTTTGACCTGGAAGACGAAGCCCTGGCGATGGCCGAATCAGATACGACCGCCCTGCTTGACAGCGAAATCGATACTGCGGACGAAGAAGGCGGTGCGCTGGATGAATACGACGACGAAGTAGCCACCAAACTGGATCTGGCGCGTGCTTATCTGGATATGGGTGACGAAGAAGGTGCCACCAGCATACTCACCGAAGTGCTGGAGGAGGGCAATGCCGACCAAAGGCAAGAGGCGCATGACCTGATGGCCGACCTGCACAAGTAATCCCTCACCCGAAACGTACAGGCATGCGCCAATACTGAGTATCGGCAGTCTCTTGACTGTCTGGGGCGGTGCCCCCGTTTATACTTCAGAATCACCCAAGCGCGAGGCACTATGCCACGCAACCTCACCATGCACACCCTCATTCGTATCGTCAGCTTTCTGGTTTTTGCTGCGTTTGTAGCCTTAGGCAATCCGGCGCAACTGGTCTTTGCCGCCGTGCTGGTAGGTTTGACCTATTACATCACCCCAGACACAGAGATCAAGACCCTCTGGGGGTTACTGCGACGCATGCGCTGGCTGTTTCTGTCGTTGCTGGTGGTGTACCTCTGGTTCACACCCGGCCAGCCGCTGCTGCCGGCCATCGCCAGCCAACCCACACTGGAAGGCGTGCAGCAAGGCCTGCTGCGCATCAGTGCGTTGACACTACTGACGCTGGCTGCGAGCCTGTTGCTACAAAGCACGACACGCGAGACCCTGATTGCAGCGCTCTACCGCCTGGTCTCACCGTTGCGCTGGCTGGGGGTACAACCTGAGCGCATGGCAGTCCGCATCACCCTCACGCTGGGAGCCGTCACCGAGGTGCAGCAACTGCTCACCGAGCAGCTGCGTGAGCACCCCGCCAATACCAGCAGTAATCCTGTGGCACGTATCAGCGCAGTCAGTGCCGGTTTGTTTCAAGCCGTCATCGCACAGGCCGAGAAAGTGCCCTGTACTCCACTCACCATCAGCGAAGGTGGCCGTCCGCCTGCCGCACAGTGGCTGGTACCCATCGTCCTGTGCGGCGCACTCTGGTATTTGGGCTGAGGTGGGCAACCGTAAAAATAGCTGTCAGTCACCTGGGGCCGGCCTCTCCACACGGACCTTGACAGGAAACCCGCCAGCCGCGCTGTTTTCCGTGCCACTTTGCTGTGCAATCACCGCATCGGCCAGCGTGAAGCGGTCCAGGGTCGCCAGAAAGTCGTTCATACCCTGGTAAAGCAGGCCCTTCAAGGCGCACAGTGGCATCACCGCACAAGGTCGGCTGGCCACGCTGAAGCACTCCACCACAGTAAAGTTGGGCTCCATTTTGCGCACCACCTCCCCCACAGAAATAAGGTCAGCAGAGCGTGCCAGGCGCATACCCCCGTGCTTGCCGCGCGTGGTGTGGATAAAGCCGTGACCGGCCAGGTGGTGTACCACCTTGACGAGATGGTTACGTGAAATCTGGTAAAAGTCGGCAATCTCGCTGATGGTGACAAGCGAGTCACCCTTTAACCGCAGGTAAATGAGCACCCGCAGGGCATAGTCGGTGTGTAGTGTAAGTTGCATGGTGTCAGTTTGTCAGAGGCCCTCTTGACAAGGCATGGTTTGGAAAATATAATGTATCTCAAATACATTATATAGTACACCTTAGCCAGTTTTACATTGATTAATATGCTTTATTTTAACTGTATTTAATATGATTTTTATAGCGTAAAGCGACCACACCCATAGATTAACCCAAGGAGACAATCATGACGGAGACTACGCTGTTTGAAAAAATCGGCGGTGAAGCGGCGGTAAATGCGGCGGTGGACATTTTCTACCGCAAGGTGCTGGCTGATCCGCGTATCAATCAGTTCTTTGAAGGCGTGGACATGGAAAAGCAGGCGGCCAAGCAAAAGGCCTTCCTCACTGTCGCCTTCGGCGGACCCAACAAGTACACTGGAAAAGACCTGCGTAATGCCCACGCCCACCTGGTACAGCGCGGCCTGAATGACTCTCACTTCGATGCCGTTATGGAGCATCTGGGCGGCACCTTGGTGGAACTCAAGGTCCCCGCAGAGCTAATCACGCAAGCAGCGGCCATTGCCGAATCCACCCGTAATGACGTACTCGGTCGCTAAGCACCACTTCAGCAGACCGGCACACCATGCCGAAGATTGTATTCGGTAACCAGGAATACGAGGCCGATCCGGGTGAAACCGTTCTCGACTGCCTCACCCGGCATGGCGTGCCCGCCCCACATTCCTGCCGCAGCGGGCTGTGCCACACCTGCATGATGCGCGCCATGGAAGGCACACCCACCGGGGAGTCACAGCGCTGGCTCAAGGATCCCCTGGTGCTGCAAAACTATTTCCTGCCCTGCATCTGTGTCCCGTCGGGTGACATGAGCATCGTGCTGCCCGATGCCGGAACATTTCGCACTGACACCGTCGCCACCTGCATCGACAAGCTGAACTCGGAGATCACACGTCTGTGTCTTGCACGCCCGGAGGATTATCAATACCGGGCCGGGCAATATCTCACCCTGTTCAACGCCGATGGCGTAGGCCGCAGTTATTCGCTGGCCAGCGTACCGGCCCTGGACGATGATCTGGAGCTGCATATCCGGCGTGTACCCTATGGTGTAGTGAGCGGTTGGGTAGATAAGCAGTTGCAGGTCGGCGCGACGGTCGCCATTGGCGAAGCCCTGGGCAATTGTTTCTACGTGCCGGGACGGCCTGAGCAGCCACTGCTGCTCATCGGCACCGGCACCGGGCTGGCGCCGCTGTATGGCATCGCCCGCGATGCCATACAGCAGGGCCATACCGGACTCATCAGGCTTTATCACGGCAGCAGCACGTCGGACGGCATATATCTGACGCATGAACTGCAAGCGCTCACACTCCAACATCCCGGTTTCGATTACCGACCCTGCGTGTCAAGCGGTGATGCGCCTGCCTGGGCCGCACAGGCGCGGGCTGACGACAGGGCCCTGCAGGAAAACTCGAATCTCGCGGGCTGGCGCGTCTACGTTTGCGGCAACCCGGACATGGTCAACCACGCCAAGCGCATGGCGTTCATGGCCGGAGCGTCCATGTCCGAGATTTTCGCCGATCCTTTCTTGCCCTCCCGCCCCTGACTACACCAGCTTGCCGCTACGTGAGCGGCGCAGACTGATTTAATCTGCCTCCAGAAACGGGTAATCGGTGTAGCCCTTCGCGTCGCCACCGTAAAACGTGTCGGGATCGGGCGGGTTCAGCGGCGCCCACTTGGCAAAGCGTAGCGGCAGATCGGGGTTGGCGAGAAACAGTGCGCCGAACGCTACCATGTCCGCATCACCCGCCGTCAGCGCGGCATTCGCGCGCGCAAGATCGTAACCGCCGTTGGTCATGTACACACCCTTCCAGAGACGTCTCAGCGCGGCAAGATCAAACGCCGGACCAGCTGCGCCGGGGGCGTCCTTGCCGACTTCCGTCACATGCAAATAGGCCAACCCGAAACGGTTGAGTTGTTCCACGGTATAACTAAACGTCGCCTGCGGATTGGAATCGCGCATGTCATTGAACGGCTGCAACGGCGACAAGCGGATGCCAACGCACTCCGCGCCCCACACCGCGCACACTGCTTCGGTCACCTCCAGCATCAGCCGCGCCCGGTTCTCGACCGAACCACCGTAGGCATCGGTGCGGTGATTGGCGCCATCGCGCAGAAACTGGTCGACGATGCCTGGAAGCTCCGCGAGCTCGAGTGCACGTGGTGTTACAAAATCTTTTGGCCCTTCATAGGTCATGGCCTGGCCCGCAGGCTTGAGCGCCGAAGGCGCCACCGGCAATGCGCCTTCAGGCTGCAACGAGGGATGGGAGATGCGCCCCACATGCCACAGTTGCAGGAAAATCCGCCCGCCTTTGGCGTGCACTGCCTCCGTCACCTGCCGCCACCCCGCCACATGTTCGGCGCTGTGTATGCCGGGCGTGGCAGGATACCCCACACCCTGCGGTGACACCTGCGTCGCCTCGGTAATGATCAAGCCCGCACTGGCGCGCTGTGTGTAATATTCCACATTAAGCGCCTGCGGCACATTATCCGCCCCGGCACGGTTACGCGTCAGCGGCGCCATGATGATGCGATTAGGTAGTGTGTACGGCCCGAGTTGAATGGGAGAAAAAACAGTAACGGCAGCATTACCCACAACGACTCCTTTTCTGCATTATCTGTATACGTGCTACACGCAGGCAACACTCAATCCGCTGTTATATGCAAGCCTGACATCACAACACCCACCCGGCCGCCGGGTCGGCGGCCGGGTGGGTTACGACTTCATTGCAGCATCTGTTTCAGCTTGGCCTGGTCAGCTGTGCTGGGCTTGTGGTTCAGGTTCAAGATGATGCCCGCCATGTCGCGCACCTCGGCCGGAGCAGCCGCATCACCCATGAGCTGTTTAAGTTTGGGTTTGTCGGCATCGGCGGCGGCGTGCTTCAGGTTGGCAATGGCCATGGCCAACACCCGCTCCTGCTCGGTGCTGGCGCTGCTGGACATGATGGCGTGGAGCTTGGTCTTTTCGGCGTCACTGGGAAAATGATTGAGATTGACCAGTATGCCTGCCATGTCACGCACGGCGGGTGTGGCCGCCAGCGCCATCTGCGCACCCAACACCAGACTTAACACTGCCACGCCATACCCTATTCCTTTACTAAACATGACTCACCTCCTGCAATACGAGTGGATAACACCAGCCCGGCGGCCTTGTCAGGCACGCGACCCGGGTCTGGATTGCATACATTTTAGACGGCGCCACTCCCGACGGCATTACCCTGCCGTTACCCCCGGCGCATGACCTTTATTGTCAGTTGAGTTTACGGCCTTTCCAGAGCAAATACAGCACCGGAATCACGATCAGCGACACCAGCGGGGCGGTGACCATGCCGCCGATCATGGGTGCGGCAATGCGCTTCATGACCTCCGAGCCGGTACCGCTGCCGACCATAATGGGCAGCAGGCCGGCGATGATGACGGCGGCGGTCATGGCAAGCGGCCGTACGCGCAGCACGGCGCCTTCCATGACTGCAGCCCGCAGTTCGTCCCGGGTTTGGGGTTGCAGGCGCTTAAAGGCCTGCTCCAGATAGACCAGCATCACCACCCCAAACTCGGCCGTCACACCGGCCAGGGCAATCAGGCCCACGCCCACGGCCACCGAGAGGTGATAGCCCAGCAGGTACAGCAGCCAGAGGCTGCCGATCAGCGCCAGCGGCACGGTGCCGAGGACGATGAGCGACGGCACAACACGGCGAAAGCTGAGGTACAGCAAAAATAATATGATGCCCAGGGTGACGGGGATCACATAGATCAGGCGCTCCTTGGCCCGCTCCATATATTGGTATTGCCCGGCCCAGCTGAGGGTATAACCCGGCGGCAGGATGAGGCCTTTCTGCATGGCCTGCTTGGCGTCTTGCACATAGGAACCGAGGTCGCGGCCTTCTATATAGACGTAGATCCAGCCATTGAGGCGGGCGTTTTCGCTCTTGATCATGTCGGGACCGTTGGCTATCTCAATGCGCGCAACATCCCCCAGCGGAATGTGCGCGCCTGCGGCCGTGATGATGGGCAGTTGCCGCAGTTGCGTGAGCGAATTACGCACCTGTTGCGGATAGCGCAGGTTGATCGGATAACGCTCGCGCCCCTCCACGCTCTCGGCGATGTTCATGCCGCCGATGGCGCTGCGCACCACATCATGCACGTCGGCAATGTTGAGGTTGTAGCGTGCCGCCGCGCGGCGGTCGATATCAATATTGATGTAGCGCCCGCCGGTGACGCGCTCGGCATAGGCCGTTGCCGTACCGGGCACGCTGCGCAGTATCTGCTCGGCCTGCTCCCCCAGTTGCTGAATCATCCTGAGGTCGGGCCCGCCTATCTTTACGCCCAGCGGAGTCTTGATGCCGGTGGCCAGCATGTCGATGCGGGTCTTGATGGGCATAACCCAGACATTGGTAACGCCGGGAAATTTGACAATGTCATCCAGCTCCTGCTTGAGTTTTTCCAGCGTCATGCCGGGCCGCCATTCGTTTTTGGGCTTGAACTGAATCAGGGTTTCCAACATGGCGAGTGGCGCCGGGTCGGTGGCGGTATCGGCACGCCCGACCTTGCCGAAAACGGTGCGCACTTCAGGCACGGTTTTGATAAGCCGGTCGGACTGCTGCAGAAACTCCTGCGCCTTGCCGATGGATACCCCCGGCAACAGGGTAGGCATGTACATGAGATCACCCTCATCCATATCGGGCATGAACTCCGAGCCGAGTTGTGTCAGCGGATAGGCGATGCTCGCCACCAGCAGCAGCGCCACCAGCAATACGGTGCGTGGGATATGCAACAGCCGCCCGACCAGCGGCTGATACACCCGGATGAGCAGGCGGTTGAGCGGATTGCGCTGCTCGGGCAGAATCCTGCCGCGGATGAAATAGCCCATCAGCACCGGCACCAGGGTGATGGACAGGCCTGCCGCTGCGGCCATGGCATAGGTCTTGGTATAGGCCAGTGGCGCAAACAATCGCCCCTCCTGCCCTTGCAGGGTGAACACCGGCAGGAAGCTCAGGGTGATGATGAGCAGGGCGAAAAACAGCGGCGGCCCGACTTCGGTTGCCGTTTTCTGCACGATGGCCCAACGCCCTGCCGCATCGTTGACCGGCGTGCGCTCAAGATTCTTGTGCATGTTTTCGATCATGACAATGGCGGCATCGACCATCGCACCGATGGCAATGGCAATGCCGCCCAGCGACATGATGTTGGCGTTGATACCCTGGTAATACATCACGATGTAGGCCGCGAGGATACCGAGTGGCAGACTTACCACCGCCACCAGCGCGGAGCGCAGGTGGAACAGGAACACCAGACACACCAGCGCCACAACGATAAACTCTTCCACCAGCTTTTCTGTCAGGGTACTGACGGCACGTTTGATCAGGCTGGAGCGGTCATAGGTCTCGACGATCTCCACGCCGGCGGGCAATAGTTGCTTGAGTTCGGCGAGTTTTGCCTTCACCCCGGCGATGACCTGTTGCGCATTCTTGCCCGAGCGCATCACCACGATACCGCCCACCACTTCGCCCTCGCCGTTCAACTCGGCGATACCCTGCCGCAGTTGCGGCCCAAACCGAACCGTGGCGACGTCTTGCAACAACACTGGCGTGCCGTTTTTTGAGACACCCAGCGGTACGGCGCGCAGGTCTTCAAGGCTGGAAATATAACCCTTGGCGCGGATCATGTATTCCGCCTCGGCCATTTCAATCACCGAGCCACCGCTCTCCTGACTGGCACGCTCGATGGCGCTGCGTACGGTGGACAGGCTGAGGTTATAGGCCCGCAGCCGGTCGGGATTGGCGATCACCTGATACTGCTTGACCATGCCACCCAGCGTGGCCACCTCCGCCACACCGGGTACCGAGCGCAACTCGAAATTCAGAAACCAGTCTTGCAGCCCGCGCAGTTGCGCCAAGTCGTGTTTGCCGCTGCGGTCGGTCAGGGCGTACTCATAAATCCAGCCGACGCCGGTGGCATCCGGCCCCAACGCGGGGCGGGCCTCGCGTGGCAGCCGCTCGGATACCTGATTCAAATATTCGA encodes:
- the leuC gene encoding 3-isopropylmalate dehydratase large subunit → MIGRTLYDKLWDAHVVRAESDGTALLYIDRHLVHEVTSPQAFEGLRLAGRKPWRTSSILAVPDHNVPTIGLEQGVTDPVSRLQIETLDDNCAEYGITEFKMNDMRQGIVHVIGPEQGATLPGMTVVCGDSHTSTHGAFAALAQGIGTSEVEHVLATQCLLQKKAKNMRITVDGALSPGLTAKDIVLAIIGKIGTAGATGYAIEYAGSAIRALSMEGRMTVCNMSIEAGARCGMVAVDDTTLAYLEGRPYAPKDALWQKAVSAWCTLNSDADARFDKEVQLDAAAITPQVTWGTSPEMVTTIDGYVPDPAQIADSVKRGDMERALKYMGLTPGTAITDIALDKIFIGSCTNARIEDLRAAAAVVRGKKVASNIKLAMVVPGSGLVKQQAEKEGLDKIFIAAGFQWRAPGCSMCLAMNADRLEPGERCASTSNRNFEGRQGQGGRTHLVSPAMAAAAAVAGHFSDIR
- the leuD gene encoding 3-isopropylmalate dehydratase small subunit, encoding MQKFTTLTGIVAPLDRTNVDTDAIIPKQFLKSIKRTGFGPNLFDEWRYLDHGEPGRDNSGRPLNPDFVLNQPRYQGARVLLARDNFGCGSSREHAPWALEDYGFSALIAPSYADIFYNNCFKNGLLPIVLDSAIVDRLFKEVEATPGYTLTIDLATQRITTPTGDSLPFEVEVFRKHCLLNGLDDIGLTLQHTDDIKRYEAQRRTEAPWLFT
- the leuB gene encoding 3-isopropylmalate dehydrogenase, giving the protein MTKKIAVLPGDGIGAEIIAEAVKLLDCLRSNFGLDIDMEQALVGGAAIDATGQPLPDQTLALARQADAVLLGAVGGPKWETLDIAVRPEKGLLGLRKELNLFANLRPAILYPQLASASTLKPEVVAGLDIMIVRELTGDIYFGQPRGVHTLAHGEREGFNTMRYSESEIERIGRVAFDIANKRNKKLCSVDKANVLECTELWREIMTGLAKDYPDVALSHMYVDNAAMQLVRAPKQFDVMVTGNIFGDILSDEASMLTGSIGMLPSASLDANGKGMYEPIHGSAPDIAGKDIANPLATLLSVAMMLRYTLQEPELAARVERAVSDVLDQNYRTADIYTEGMRKVGSREMGDAVLAALQR
- a CDS encoding aspartate-semialdehyde dehydrogenase, giving the protein MSKLFDVAVVGATGAVGETIIEILAERDFPVRNLYLLASSRSAGSRIEFKGKHHRVEDLADFDFSKVQVALFSPGAEVSAIYAPKAAAAGCVVIDNTSQFRYDDDVPLVIPEVNPHAIAQYTNRGIIANPNCSTIQMLVALKPIHDAVGIERINVCTYQSVSGTGKEAIAELANQTAALLNGNESPAQVYPKQIAFNVLPQIDVFQDNGYTKEEMKMVWETHKIMEDDSIQVNPTAVRVPVFYGHSEALHIETRQKISAQEARALLKKAPGIVVYDERIPGGYPTAATESAGHDPVFVGRIREDISHPRGLDLWVVSDNVRKGAALNSIQIAEILVKTYLMG
- a CDS encoding FimV/HubP family polar landmark protein gives rise to the protein MARLLARMLAVLALWLPLVSHGLGLGEINLHSALNQPLEAEIALLALRPDETDSLSVKLASNATFEQAGIERSPLLSELRFKLEQKATGDYYIRAYTQTPIKEPFLNFLLEVTWSAGRLVREYTVLVDPPTLMSAPAPRIQTPRTQNSAPPDTARTKPSATGTPPLHAEPQINPASATAGNHVTRPRDTLWSLAQRLRPNSSVSTQQMMLALLKANPEAFFEHNINSLRAGHHLRVPDLEEINAISAEQALRDVTQQNAAWADARSRPVADGSTGAQAHLKLLAANDAGAAKADNTNDTSSTDSVQKKLSLANEAVEAQRQENEDLQSRLTELENQVESMQKLLALKNENLANLQSRLEEIQPGLAAQPLTLAPEAQPQSESATVLKQQVTPDAGPELYKILQGLGSEIQGNSSLQAVVGGGALLLLSLLWLIHRRRRLNAAALTEEGFYSAHSTYNAAAVADQPPLNDIHTIKPDPAAEAQAPPGEIDTYPTDEQYPQAEALLRQLIAKEPERHELKLRLLELFYLTKNKAAFAAAAENLHTALAGTGPLWRTAADMGQELCPEHPLFASAAVLVSPTADAAPAPAILETPLPDPGVSAGADFTLDLPEIDTAPVRSIPASALTDLGLPSQPPKAAADTAELSRAAPDNELNPTDLADMGAAPKTTEAAAEETVVDDTSPPIEFRIDDLTPGAPITPAMEPESGDGLDFDLEDEALAMAESDTTALLDSEIDTADEEGGALDEYDDEVATKLDLARAYLDMGDEEGATSILTEVLEEGNADQRQEAHDLMADLHK